A stretch of Abyssisolibacter fermentans DNA encodes these proteins:
- a CDS encoding ABC transporter ATP-binding protein, which produces MESLFKHPFFKTINKLLRNVKTQNPKLFLYFLSFTILEIVYPFFSILLPKLLIDKLLDINTQYEHIIYIVISYFLLTSITGYSKTYIKENCHTKISILRLNYLKMQTQKLLRMDYKYVEDARFYEEHGRALNAASSSDYGVEGVYHRLFTVPSVLLTTILLSIWISTVSSLIFLGLILNLIISLCLQKQVNEYQYKLKSKISHQERKKKYYYEITHDFSYGKDIRLYNLKERVVQNYRKELEKFINLHRLIKQKEFLLGFLGLFSLLISNGLLYGILISKVFHGMSIANFSMYLALILQLSFLLNTLLSDLSFIYIETIYINDLFKLLEADLNEKGGSRKAINDSTLEIEFKNVSFKYPKTDKYVFKNLNLHIPKNQRLGIVGTNGVGKSTLIKLIVGLYDVNEGEILINGISSKDFDKQELFTMFSVLFQEINILAYTLGENVACTSNMDNEKAVKVLCKAGLSNLVESSNECLSQMMLKIIDANGRILSGGENQKLAIARALYKNGNMVIMDEPTSSLDALAEAEIYEKFNELIENKTSIYISHRLASTKFCDKIALFDKDGLLEYGNHKELMDLKGEYYKMFITQGKYYQKETC; this is translated from the coding sequence ATGGAATCATTATTTAAACATCCTTTCTTTAAAACTATTAATAAATTACTTAGAAACGTTAAAACTCAAAACCCAAAGCTTTTTTTATACTTTTTAAGCTTCACTATTTTAGAAATTGTATATCCTTTTTTTTCTATTCTGTTACCAAAACTGTTGATAGATAAGTTATTAGATATAAACACTCAATATGAACACATCATTTACATAGTTATTAGCTATTTTCTTTTAACAAGTATTACTGGCTATTCTAAGACTTATATAAAAGAAAACTGTCATACCAAAATTTCTATTTTGAGACTAAACTACTTAAAAATGCAAACTCAAAAATTACTTCGCATGGATTACAAATATGTAGAAGATGCTAGATTTTATGAAGAACATGGACGAGCATTAAATGCTGCTAGTAGTTCTGATTATGGAGTAGAAGGTGTTTATCATAGACTTTTTACTGTTCCATCAGTTTTATTAACTACGATATTACTTTCTATTTGGATAAGTACAGTTAGTAGTTTAATTTTTTTAGGTTTGATTTTGAACTTAATCATTAGTTTATGTCTTCAGAAACAAGTTAATGAATATCAATACAAATTAAAGTCAAAAATATCTCATCAAGAACGCAAAAAAAAGTACTATTATGAAATAACTCATGACTTTTCATATGGTAAAGATATTCGCCTTTATAATCTTAAGGAAAGAGTAGTACAAAATTACAGAAAAGAACTTGAGAAATTTATAAATTTACACAGGCTGATTAAACAAAAGGAATTTTTATTAGGTTTTTTAGGATTATTTTCTTTACTTATCAGTAATGGCCTATTGTATGGAATATTAATATCAAAAGTCTTTCATGGCATGTCTATTGCAAATTTTTCTATGTATTTGGCTCTAATATTGCAATTATCATTTTTACTAAACACACTACTTAGTGATTTGTCATTTATTTATATTGAAACTATATATATTAATGATTTATTCAAATTATTAGAAGCGGATTTAAATGAAAAAGGAGGCAGTAGAAAAGCTATTAATGACTCTACATTAGAAATAGAATTCAAAAATGTAAGCTTCAAATATCCTAAAACTGATAAATATGTGTTTAAAAATTTAAATCTACATATTCCAAAAAATCAAAGGTTAGGTATAGTTGGAACTAACGGTGTGGGCAAATCTACTTTAATAAAACTTATTGTTGGTTTATATGATGTTAACGAAGGAGAAATTTTGATAAATGGTATTTCTAGTAAGGATTTTGATAAGCAAGAGCTATTCACAATGTTTTCTGTTCTATTTCAAGAAATCAATATATTAGCCTACACATTAGGTGAAAATGTAGCATGTACATCTAATATGGATAATGAAAAAGCAGTAAAAGTATTATGTAAAGCTGGACTAAGCAACTTAGTCGAATCATCGAATGAGTGTCTATCTCAAATGATGTTAAAGATAATAGATGCAAATGGTAGAATTTTATCAGGAGGAGAAAACCAAAAACTAGCTATTGCTCGAGCTTTATATAAGAATGGAAATATGGTAATAATGGACGAACCCACAAGTTCTCTAGATGCTTTAGCTGAAGCAGAAATATATGAAAAATTCAACGAACTTATAGAAAATAAAACTTCAATTTATATATCACACCGACTTGCTAGTACTAAATTCTGCGACAAAATAGCTTTATTTGATAAAGACGGCTTACTTGAATATGGAAATCACAAGGAATTAATGGATTTAAAGGGTGAATACTATAAAATGTTTATTACTCAAGGTAAATATTATCAAAAGGAGACATGTTAA
- a CDS encoding protein adenylyltransferase SelO, giving the protein MTEKNAIIEAGWNFDNSYARLPKSFFSNLNPEPVRSPTLIILNNPLATSLGLNNKALQSYNGVAVFAGSRIPEGALPIAQAYAGHQFGYFTMLGDGRALLIGEQITPLGERFDIQLKGSGKTPYSRQGDGLATLGPMLREYIISEAMHALGIPTTRSLAVVTTGESITRESDLPGAILTRVAASHLRVGTFQYVSKWGTVEELKTLADYTLERHFQDFDAVENRYLFLLKEVIKRQAALIAKWQLVGFIHGVMNTDNMTISGETIDYGPCAFMDAYDPKTVFSSIDIHGRYAYGNQPQIAAWNLARFAETLLPLLHVNKSQAIKLAENAISDFNELYHRNWLAGMRAKLGIFNEELQDESLIEGLLSMMNKYGSDYTNTFLSLTFDKLEDTTLFNTTEFAQWYELWQTRLGRQQEPKASSYQFMQNNNPAIIPRNHRVEEALEAAVKQSDYSVMARFLDVLSSPYEHSAKQADYATLPPPSTCPYRTFCGT; this is encoded by the coding sequence ATGACAGAGAAAAATGCAATAATAGAAGCAGGATGGAACTTTGACAACAGTTATGCTCGTCTACCAAAATCATTTTTTTCCAACCTTAACCCAGAACCTGTACGCTCACCTACGTTAATCATTCTCAATAATCCGTTAGCAACATCCCTAGGATTGAACAATAAAGCGTTGCAAAGCTACAATGGCGTAGCGGTGTTTGCTGGTAGCCGTATTCCCGAAGGCGCTTTACCAATTGCTCAAGCTTATGCGGGACATCAATTCGGATATTTTACGATGTTAGGGGATGGTCGAGCTTTGCTAATTGGCGAACAGATTACGCCTTTAGGAGAAAGGTTTGATATTCAGCTCAAAGGTTCAGGTAAAACTCCATATTCCCGACAAGGGGATGGTCTAGCTACACTAGGACCGATGTTACGTGAATACATCATTAGTGAAGCAATGCATGCGCTTGGTATTCCTACCACCCGTAGCCTAGCAGTAGTGACAACTGGTGAATCAATAACTCGCGAATCTGACCTGCCTGGTGCAATTTTGACACGTGTAGCTGCTAGTCATCTGCGCGTAGGCACTTTTCAATATGTTTCAAAATGGGGTACTGTAGAGGAGCTCAAGACTCTAGCTGATTATACATTAGAAAGACATTTTCAAGACTTTGATGCTGTTGAAAACCGCTATCTTTTCCTACTAAAGGAAGTGATAAAGCGTCAAGCCGCGTTAATTGCCAAATGGCAACTAGTTGGCTTTATCCATGGGGTAATGAACACAGACAACATGACTATTAGTGGAGAAACCATTGATTATGGTCCTTGCGCCTTTATGGATGCATATGACCCGAAAACGGTATTCAGTTCCATTGACATTCATGGCCGCTATGCCTATGGCAATCAACCGCAAATTGCCGCATGGAATCTCGCTAGATTTGCTGAAACCCTACTTCCTCTACTACATGTTAACAAATCGCAGGCTATCAAACTGGCAGAGAATGCAATCTCAGATTTTAATGAGTTGTATCACCGTAATTGGCTCGCGGGAATGAGAGCAAAACTGGGAATATTTAACGAAGAACTACAGGATGAATCCCTTATTGAAGGTCTCCTCAGCATGATGAATAAGTACGGTTCGGACTATACCAATACCTTCCTATCATTAACTTTTGATAAGCTAGAGGATACAACCCTATTTAACACTACAGAATTTGCTCAGTGGTATGAGCTGTGGCAAACGAGACTAGGCAGGCAGCAGGAACCAAAGGCATCTTCATATCAGTTTATGCAAAATAATAATCCTGCAATAATACCTCGTAACCACCGAGTAGAAGAAGCATTAGAAGCCGCGGTGAAACAAAGCGATTACAGCGTGATGGCAAGATTTCTTGATGTTCTTTCAAGCCCTTACGAACACTCTGCAAAACAAGCTGATTATGCTACTCTGCCTCCGCCATCAACCTGTCCTTACCGAACCTTTTGTGGTACCTAA
- a CDS encoding radical SAM/SPASM domain-containing protein, translating into MKLCQRVYVHTIEFENNFIFNGLTGSIDLANRKVAEFLKSKDIDKLNDLESSEIDELIKSGYLIEDDSEISEEYVFDKYVESLGKRYDNNHFEICPTMDCNLCCPYCFERDFKNRKDTLDEEKLNRVFEFILERIKENPRPSNIELFGGEPLLKKNYHIIEKIFDFAKENDIGILITTNGTQLNEFKQLFSKFKEQVKQIQVTLDGDKKTHDNRRIFKDGSGSFDIIIKNITKILDLGFKIDVRVNIDKFNIENISQLVNGVINSSELPMYDNFSYYFSNVTDYKNLNNNTLIDEADLAIALDQLNLVDKGKFPLLGYLVDSISSVSAKRLPSFTNCEANSIYNYVITPDGYVCNCPEAIEIENYTTWKYYPETVSFDTSDNGFYKNILNDSNRPKCQKCNIALLCGGGCVMIKNDKSRAIQFCSMQKETVNKYLNYLRKKLELC; encoded by the coding sequence ATGAAATTATGTCAACGTGTATATGTTCACACTATAGAATTTGAAAATAATTTTATTTTTAATGGTTTAACAGGATCAATCGATTTAGCAAATCGTAAAGTAGCTGAATTTTTAAAAAGTAAAGATATAGATAAGTTAAATGACCTTGAATCAAGCGAAATTGATGAACTTATAAAGTCTGGATATTTAATTGAAGATGATAGTGAAATTAGTGAAGAATATGTTTTTGATAAATATGTTGAATCATTAGGTAAGAGGTATGATAATAATCATTTTGAAATATGTCCAACTATGGATTGTAACTTATGCTGCCCATATTGTTTTGAACGTGATTTTAAAAATAGAAAAGACACTTTGGATGAAGAGAAACTTAACAGAGTATTTGAATTTATACTAGAACGTATAAAAGAAAATCCTAGACCTTCTAATATAGAGCTTTTTGGCGGCGAACCACTATTAAAAAAGAATTATCATATCATAGAAAAAATCTTTGATTTTGCAAAAGAAAATGATATAGGTATATTAATAACTACAAACGGAACACAGCTTAATGAATTTAAGCAACTTTTTTCAAAATTTAAAGAGCAAGTAAAACAGATTCAAGTTACTCTTGATGGTGATAAGAAAACACATGATAATAGGCGTATATTTAAAGATGGTTCAGGTTCATTTGATATTATAATAAAAAATATTACGAAAATATTAGATCTAGGATTCAAGATTGATGTGCGTGTTAATATAGATAAATTTAATATTGAAAATATATCGCAATTAGTAAATGGTGTTATCAATTCAAGTGAGCTACCAATGTATGATAATTTTTCATATTATTTTAGTAATGTAACGGATTATAAAAATTTAAACAATAATACATTAATAGATGAAGCAGATTTAGCGATTGCACTCGATCAATTGAATTTAGTGGACAAGGGTAAATTCCCATTATTGGGTTACTTAGTAGATTCAATTAGCAGTGTTTCAGCAAAGAGATTACCTAGTTTTACAAATTGTGAAGCTAATTCTATATATAATTATGTTATTACACCAGATGGATATGTATGTAACTGTCCAGAGGCAATAGAAATAGAAAATTATACAACATGGAAATATTATCCTGAAACAGTTAGTTTTGATACTTCAGATAATGGTTTCTATAAAAATATATTGAATGATAGTAATAGACCTAAGTGTCAAAAATGTAACATAGCTTTACTTTGCGGCGGAGGCTGTGTCATGATAAAGAATGACAAATCCAGAGCAATTCAGTTCTGTTCTATGCAAAAAGAAACTGTGAACAAGTATTTGAATTATTTAAGAAAAAAATTAGAACTTTGTTAA
- a CDS encoding GNAT family N-acetyltransferase, which yields MEYEIIHLPKDKWKGTIIPIKYETDKYYDVIVNKIDKGFVIEIEKKDFTKPVTHTPEEYDFSDKLYSDHWENAYAWGVLVNDDLVAAIETDQELWSNRLRITELWVSEKYQKQGIGHALIEMSKEQARRERRRAIILETQSCNVNAVDFYQHEGFSLIGMDTCCYKNNDLQRKEVRLEFGWFPEERKRLNHEEIEIRMETEDDWYNVELMTQHAFWNKHHLGCDEHYLVHKLRQDKDYLPELSRIAVKDREVIGCIMYSKARVVDGADTHEIITFGPLCVEPKWQGCGVGELLLRETMNLAANKGYKGIVIFGEPDYYPRIGFKTCDNFDITTADGKNFDAFMGIELAEDSMKSIKGKFYESKVFENLPKEEVEEYNKNFPQLQKLRFPGQWD from the coding sequence ATGGAATATGAAATTATACATTTACCAAAAGATAAATGGAAGGGAACTATAATTCCAATAAAGTACGAAACAGATAAATATTATGATGTTATAGTAAATAAAATAGATAAAGGATTTGTTATTGAGATAGAAAAGAAAGATTTTACAAAGCCAGTAACTCATACACCAGAAGAATATGATTTCTCAGATAAATTATATTCAGATCACTGGGAAAATGCTTATGCTTGGGGAGTGTTAGTTAATGATGATTTAGTTGCTGCAATTGAAACTGATCAAGAATTATGGTCTAATCGACTAAGAATTACAGAACTATGGGTATCAGAAAAATATCAAAAACAAGGAATAGGTCATGCGTTAATTGAAATGTCAAAGGAGCAAGCAAGAAGAGAACGTCGTCGAGCTATTATACTAGAAACACAATCTTGTAATGTTAATGCAGTAGATTTTTATCAGCATGAGGGTTTTAGCTTGATTGGTATGGATACTTGTTGCTACAAGAACAATGATTTACAAAGAAAAGAAGTAAGGTTAGAATTTGGATGGTTTCCAGAAGAAAGGAAAAGATTAAATCATGAAGAAATAGAAATTAGAATGGAAACAGAGGATGATTGGTACAATGTAGAGTTAATGACACAGCATGCATTTTGGAATAAACATCATCTTGGATGTGACGAACATTACCTTGTACATAAATTACGTCAAGATAAAGACTATCTTCCAGAGCTAAGCAGGATAGCAGTAAAGGATAGAGAAGTAATAGGATGTATAATGTATTCAAAGGCACGAGTTGTTGATGGTGCAGATACGCATGAAATTATAACCTTTGGACCTCTTTGTGTAGAGCCTAAATGGCAAGGATGTGGAGTTGGTGAGCTGTTATTAAGAGAAACAATGAATTTAGCTGCAAATAAAGGTTATAAAGGTATTGTAATTTTTGGAGAACCAGATTATTATCCTAGGATAGGATTTAAAACATGTGATAATTTTGATATTACAACTGCTGATGGTAAAAACTTTGATGCATTTATGGGAATTGAACTAGCAGAAGATAGTATGAAAAGCATAAAAGGCAAATTCTATGAATCGAAAGTTTTTGAAAATCTTCCAAAGGAAGAAGTGGAAGAATATAATAAAAATTTTCCACAACTACAAAAATTAAGATTTCCAGGACAATGGGATTAA
- a CDS encoding HIT family protein: protein MYVKQLSENEKRALNQRFEKIKELQEKGICFSCYNFITGDIFPDEGLIFYEDDKVRCQFEKYPRATGHTIIVSKEHYEDISEMPLELGVHILKISDAIIKLHKEIIGAEKVYMCTICDGKRNHLHFQLFPRLKGDTIGFGNFAREEGIIMDYHETVELYKHKLKDIIL, encoded by the coding sequence TTGTACGTTAAGCAACTATCAGAAAACGAAAAAAGAGCACTGAATCAAAGATTCGAAAAGATAAAAGAGTTGCAAGAAAAAGGTATATGCTTTTCATGTTATAATTTTATTACCGGAGATATATTCCCTGATGAGGGTTTGATTTTTTACGAGGATGATAAGGTGAGATGTCAATTTGAAAAATACCCAAGAGCAACTGGACATACAATTATTGTATCAAAGGAACATTATGAAGACATTTCTGAAATGCCTCTTGAATTAGGAGTACATATATTAAAAATATCAGATGCAATAATTAAACTTCATAAAGAAATTATAGGTGCAGAAAAAGTATATATGTGTACAATATGTGACGGTAAAAGAAATCATTTACATTTTCAACTGTTCCCTCGACTAAAAGGAGATACAATAGGCTTTGGGAATTTTGCCAGAGAAGAAGGAATTATTATGGATTATCATGAAACAGTAGAACTTTATAAACATAAATTAAAAGATATTATACTATAG
- a CDS encoding B12-binding domain-containing radical SAM protein, with amino-acid sequence MICDYILVNPPKLKFMQKKIDDACLGLGYINAVAKTENSGMILDAYLNDWSVSETVNKIINHKPTVVGISCNFYSSVPTTVEIVNELRHKGYKGHICLGGHGAFSCKENLLKFLDINSLCLGDGELAFKELLKKIKDGTFSNNVDGYYFKSDDVIIDKYAKVQLIDIEKLPYPTRIYEESYPVRDAKALLNKRGTHCISTTRGCTYNCSYCDISTFYNKKRRVRTVDSVIEEIKHLIDETGIKSFVFSDDNFIGGTKEGRARAIEFCNAIKRNNLDIEFIMEARVTDIFNDMLLPLIDAGLVHLNVGVESGCQRMLNTWKKGITVQQSEKAIEKLQSLGLSYNINFILYDMYTTLDELWQNYDFFVKTRIVEFAELYMTLFENHLGVFSGTPIAKKLEKEGLLKNYTLDYATEEEQRIFDKFHPIYRYELIDNNMRYFVENHNYWLRKIRKLIKDNEMDFYSYSTKAMRFLCLKCYKKSIENGEKKIVDTESLDKLIDKFKLIKNLA; translated from the coding sequence ATGATATGTGATTATATTTTAGTTAATCCGCCAAAATTAAAGTTTATGCAAAAAAAGATAGATGATGCTTGTCTAGGATTGGGATATATAAATGCAGTAGCTAAAACAGAAAATAGTGGGATGATTTTAGATGCATACCTGAATGATTGGAGCGTTTCTGAAACTGTTAATAAGATTATTAACCATAAACCAACTGTTGTAGGCATCTCATGTAATTTTTATTCATCAGTACCAACTACTGTTGAAATTGTAAATGAGCTTAGACATAAAGGGTATAAAGGACATATATGTTTAGGTGGACATGGTGCTTTTTCTTGTAAAGAAAATTTATTGAAATTTTTAGATATTAATTCACTTTGTTTAGGGGATGGAGAGCTAGCTTTTAAAGAGTTACTAAAAAAAATTAAGGATGGTACTTTCTCAAATAATGTAGATGGATACTATTTTAAAAGCGATGATGTAATTATAGATAAATATGCTAAAGTTCAATTGATAGATATTGAAAAATTACCATATCCTACTCGTATATATGAGGAGTCCTATCCTGTACGTGATGCAAAAGCACTACTAAATAAAAGAGGAACTCACTGCATATCTACTACTAGAGGATGTACTTACAACTGTTCGTATTGTGATATTTCTACATTTTATAATAAAAAAAGAAGAGTTAGAACGGTTGATAGCGTAATTGAGGAAATAAAACATTTAATTGATGAGACTGGTATTAAATCTTTTGTATTTAGTGATGATAATTTCATTGGTGGTACTAAAGAAGGTAGAGCTAGAGCAATAGAGTTTTGTAATGCGATTAAAAGAAACAATTTAGATATTGAATTTATAATGGAAGCAAGAGTTACTGATATATTTAATGATATGTTATTGCCATTAATAGATGCTGGTTTAGTTCATTTAAATGTTGGAGTAGAGTCTGGTTGTCAAAGGATGCTAAATACATGGAAAAAAGGGATAACAGTACAGCAGAGTGAAAAAGCAATAGAAAAATTACAGTCATTAGGTTTAAGTTATAACATCAATTTTATACTATATGATATGTATACAACATTAGATGAATTATGGCAAAACTATGATTTCTTTGTAAAAACTCGAATAGTAGAGTTTGCTGAATTATATATGACTTTGTTTGAAAATCATTTAGGTGTTTTTTCAGGAACTCCAATAGCTAAAAAATTAGAAAAAGAAGGATTGTTAAAGAACTATACGTTAGATTATGCTACAGAGGAAGAACAAAGAATATTTGATAAATTCCATCCAATTTATAGATATGAATTAATAGATAATAATATGAGATACTTTGTTGAAAATCATAATTATTGGCTAAGAAAAATCAGAAAATTAATAAAAGATAATGAAATGGATTTCTATAGCTACAGTACTAAAGCTATGAGGTTTTTGTGTCTAAAATGTTACAAAAAATCTATAGAAAATGGAGAAAAAAAAATAGTAGACACAGAGTCTTTAGATAAATTAATTGATAAGTTCAAGCTAATTAAGAATTTGGCATAG
- a CDS encoding ABC transporter ATP-binding protein: MFYNKLKSFLKLCWRISPSYIVLLIVDAIFSGLRIVVNVVLPKYLINELIGNKRVDELIIFGAAIVLSNVFFAFCNNLFKKVMSIKKINISEKMSLTMAEKIMNIDYSYLEDPYYLDLKERAVFAINNRSALENIVNSTANIVKNIVSMLGLVTILFTLSWILVLFLILTIVLSLFIYYSFMKYQQSFFQSLIPINRKYAYYINICLIEKFQKDIRLYNFEPLLIQRIASYNQEFINEFKIYYNKLGKIQGLYSIINNLQASIAYGYVGLKALGKLHAPITIGSFTMYVSAAINFSNTTKELGENITTILQMLDYLDPYMEFVNLPEYQSNSGTLSMKENIKSVSFQNVSFKYPSSDNYVLKNISFDIKYGEKISIVGLNGAGKSTLIKLICRLYAPTSGKILINGKDIYEYEYVSYINKVSAIFQDFKIFAFTIKENITCQDICENSDEIIELINQVGLNEVINNLPMGINSVIGKSYEDKGVELSGGERQKIAIARMLYKDASLIILDEPTSALDPLAEAEIYMNFNNLVKNKTAIYISHRMSSSVFCDRILLIQDGEIVDFDTHTNLMNKKDSLYYKLFTSQAVNYELSNCNG; encoded by the coding sequence ATGTTTTATAATAAACTAAAATCATTTTTAAAGCTTTGTTGGAGAATATCACCAAGTTACATTGTACTGCTAATTGTCGATGCTATTTTTTCAGGACTAAGAATTGTAGTTAATGTGGTACTTCCTAAATACCTCATTAATGAATTAATCGGTAATAAAAGAGTTGACGAACTCATAATATTTGGAGCTGCAATAGTATTATCCAATGTGTTTTTTGCTTTTTGTAATAATCTTTTTAAAAAAGTTATGTCCATAAAGAAAATAAATATAAGCGAAAAGATGAGTCTAACTATGGCAGAAAAAATCATGAACATAGATTATTCTTATTTAGAAGATCCATATTATTTAGATTTAAAAGAACGAGCAGTATTTGCGATTAATAATCGCTCAGCATTAGAAAATATTGTTAATAGTACAGCTAACATAGTGAAAAATATAGTGAGTATGTTAGGTTTGGTAACTATTTTATTTACTTTGAGCTGGATATTAGTTTTATTTTTAATATTAACTATTGTTTTATCATTATTCATATATTATTCTTTTATGAAATATCAGCAATCATTTTTTCAGTCCCTTATACCTATCAATCGTAAGTATGCATACTATATTAATATATGCCTTATAGAAAAATTTCAAAAAGATATAAGACTGTATAATTTTGAACCTTTGCTAATACAAAGAATAGCATCCTATAATCAAGAGTTTATAAATGAATTTAAAATCTATTATAACAAGCTAGGAAAAATTCAAGGATTATATAGTATAATCAACAATTTACAAGCTAGTATAGCCTATGGTTATGTAGGATTAAAAGCTCTAGGTAAACTACATGCTCCTATTACTATAGGGTCTTTTACTATGTATGTATCTGCTGCAATTAATTTTTCTAATACTACAAAAGAACTTGGTGAAAACATAACAACTATATTGCAAATGCTTGATTACCTAGATCCATATATGGAATTTGTGAATTTACCTGAATATCAAAGTAATAGTGGAACATTGTCAATGAAAGAGAATATTAAATCTGTCTCTTTTCAAAACGTATCGTTTAAATATCCAAGCAGTGATAACTATGTACTAAAAAATATTTCTTTTGACATAAAATATGGCGAAAAGATCTCTATTGTTGGTCTTAATGGTGCTGGTAAATCGACTCTAATTAAATTGATTTGCCGACTTTATGCTCCAACCTCTGGAAAAATTCTAATCAATGGTAAAGATATATACGAATATGAATATGTAAGTTATATAAATAAAGTATCTGCTATATTCCAGGACTTTAAAATTTTTGCGTTTACAATAAAAGAAAATATAACATGCCAAGATATATGTGAAAATAGTGATGAGATAATAGAATTGATTAATCAAGTAGGATTAAATGAAGTTATCAACAATTTACCAATGGGTATTAACTCAGTCATAGGTAAATCTTACGAAGATAAAGGTGTAGAGCTTTCTGGTGGTGAAAGGCAAAAAATTGCTATTGCGAGAATGCTCTATAAAGATGCATCATTAATTATTCTTGATGAACCAACCAGTGCACTTGATCCATTGGCAGAAGCAGAAATATATATGAATTTTAACAACTTAGTCAAGAACAAAACAGCCATATATATTTCTCATCGCATGTCAAGTAGTGTATTTTGTGATCGAATCTTATTAATTCAAGATGGTGAAATTGTTGATTTTGATACTCATACTAACTTGATGAACAAAAAAGATAGTTTGTACTACAAACTCTTTACTTCTCAAGCTGTAAACTATGAATTAAGTAATTGCAATGGGTGA